From bacterium, the proteins below share one genomic window:
- a CDS encoding FKBP-type peptidyl-prolyl cis-trans isomerase, with product MKRGVELLEDVEGTGLFAQKGNRVVFNLRIFLHRGDEVPLNEIQFAAAPDQPVTIERGRRLLDRTITLGKRQAAVAIEQALLGMKKGGYRRVRASPHLAYGKKGIPGLIPANAVLVLEVWLREFISSN from the coding sequence ATGAAACGAGGCGTCGAGTTACTGGAGGATGTCGAAGGGACTGGCCTGTTTGCTCAGAAAGGAAATCGGGTCGTCTTTAACTTGCGTATCTTTCTGCATCGAGGGGACGAGGTGCCCCTGAACGAGATTCAGTTTGCGGCGGCTCCCGATCAGCCGGTCACGATCGAGCGCGGGCGTAGGCTTCTCGATCGCACGATCACGCTGGGGAAACGCCAAGCGGCTGTGGCGATCGAGCAGGCGCTGCTTGGAATGAAAAAAGGGGGCTACCGCAGGGTACGAGCCAGTCCCCACCTCGCCTATGGAAAGAAGGGGATCCCGGGCCTCATCCCGGCGAACGCCGTTCTTGTGCTCGAGGTCTGGCTGCGCGAATTCATCTCCAGCAATTAA